AATGCTGCGTCGCACTCCGGGACTGTCGGAGGTCAGTGAGATCGTCGAGAAGCTCGGTCGCAGCCGGGCCGGCAACGAGGCCGAGGTGCTGATTCTCGGCGAGAGCGGAACCGGCAAGGAGATCGTCGCACGGGCGATCCACGAGGTCAGCCATCCGGGCGCACCCTTCATGGAGATCAACTGCGCCGCCGTTCCGGAATCGCTGCTCGAGAGCGAGTTGTTCGGGCACGAGAAGGGCGCCTTCACCGATGCGAAGTCGGCCAAAGAGGGTCTGTTCGAGCTCGCCGGGCAGGGGACCATCTTCCTCGACGAGATCGGCGAGCTCGGCGTGACCCTGCAGAGCCGCCTGCTGCGGGTGGTCGAGAACCGCAAGTTGCGGCGCGTGGGGGGCAAGGAGGATCGTCCGGTGCGGGCGCGCATCGTGGCGGCCACGAACCGTCAGATCGAGAGTGCGATCCAGGACGGCATGTTCCGCAACGATCTGGCGCAGCGCCTGTCGGTGATCCGACTGAACCTGCCCGCGCTGCGCGATCGTCCCGAGGACGTTCCCACGCTCGTGCGCGTGTTCGTCGAGAGTTTCAATCGCGAGCTCGGCCTGGAGTGCGAGCCGCCGAGCGACGAACTCTGCGAGTTGCTCGTGCGCTACCCGTGGCCGGGCAACGTCCGTGAACTGCGCAACATGATCCGTCGCATCATGATCCTGGAGGAGCCCGAGCGGGTCCTCCCGCATCATCTCCCGCCGCACGTGGTGCGGGGGGAGAACCCGCGCGCGGGCGACGATCAGGACGTCGAGCGGATCGGGCGCGAGTTGCTGCCCCTGTCGGAGGTGCAGCGGATCCACATCCTGCACGTGCTCAAGGCGACGAAGAACAACAAGAGCAAGGCGGCGAGGATCCTCCAGATCAGCCGGCAGACCCTCCGCGAGAAGCTGAAGTCCTTCGAGGACGCCGAGGCGGCCTCCGACGACGGCGAGGATCTCTCGATGTCGGCCGCCGACTGAGCGTTCGGCATCGGATCCGCATCGGCCGCGAGGCCGCCGGATCACGACCGGGCCCCGCCGTCGGCTGACCAGCTATCGACCACCCGGATCACGGTGGGCCTCTCCGGACGGAGGGGCCCATCGTCGTTCCCCGCTCCGCCGGTGCCGTGTCGGTCGTCCATTCAAAACATTGAAAAGAAACCGTTTACACGATCCCCGCCTTTCGACGGCCCGGGTCGACGGACGGAACTCGGGGGCTGCGGGTGCGCGCGTGGCCCCCGACGGTTCAGCGGCACCTGTCTTGCGCTTCGGCCCCCGCGAAGGAGGCCCAGGCACATGAAGGCGCGAAACCCGGTGAGCATCGTACCCGTTCTGCTGGCGACCGTGATCGCGGTCGGAGCGACGGCGGCCGACGAGACGGCTCTGGTCGAGCGCGCACTCGTGCGGTTGGAGAACCTCGACTCCGATCCACTGCGGATTCCGCCGGCCCCGGTCGCACCCGAGGAGATCGAGGTGCGCGAGCATCTGGCCATCGCGCGCTCGGTCCGCATCGTACAGTCCGAGCTCGACACCTCGCTCGCCGTGCTCACGGGCAAGGTCCTGCCGCTGCTCTCGTTGGCCCGCAACCATCATCATCTCGGCCTGCGCCTGCGTGCGCTCGAGTGGTACGGCCGCGCCGAGATCGCCGACAAGAACAAGGAGTTCGCCGACGTCATCCTGTCCGAGCGCATGGAGGTCGCCCTGGAGCTGGGCGACAGCAGCCTGGTCTCGGACTTCGCCGACCAGATGCTCGACCGCTCCGATGATCCCTCCTGGACGCCGCACCTCGCGCGCGTGCTGGCCTTCCTCGCCACCTTGCCCGACGCCGTCGACCCGGCGCTGGACATGGCGCGTCGGATCGAGGAAATCGACGGCGACCCGGATCCGGCTTGCGTGCTCGAGCTCGCACGACTCCACCAGCGCCACGACGACGACCAGGCCGCGCTGGGTCACTATCGCGCTCTCCTGGCCCGTCAGCGTGATCTGAGCGCGCGACAGCTGGCCCTGACCGTCTGGGGGCTGGGCGACACCTACCTCGCGTCGGGACGGACCGAGCGTGCCCTGCCGCTCCTGAGGGCCTGCCGCGAGCACGACGTCGGTCGACTGAGTGCGTGGGCCACGTACCAGACGGCGGGGCTGGCCGCGACCGCCGGAGAATTCGACGAGGCCGAGCACCTGTTCCGGAGCATCTGCGAGCGCGAGGGCGACACCCCGTGGCGTGACGACGCCTGCACGCGTCTGGCGCAGGTGCGGGAACTCCAGGACATCGACGCAGCGCTGCGCCCCTTCGGTCGCACGCTGCCCGGCACCGAGGAGACGCGGTGAAGGACGTGATCGGTCGCTTGATCCTGGCCTACCGCCGGGAACTGGATCTCTACGCCGAGATCCTCGAACTGGCCCGGCAGGGTGCCGAGATCGTGCGTCATTGCCGTCCGCTGGGCGAGTTGAACGCCGTGAACGAGCGCAAGCAGGACCTGCTGGCCGAGATCGCATCGATCGACCGCACCATCGCCGACGACAAGCACGCGTGGCGCGAGGACAGCGCGGCCACCGCGAGCTCGCAAGGCGCCGAGCTCGACAAGCTGTTGCGGCGTCTGACCGACCGTATCGAGCAGATCCTGCTCGCCGAGCGGGAGACCGACCGCTGGATCGTCCAGGGCGCCGGTGTGACCGAGGCAGAGCCCGAGACCGACCCCAACCTTTCGGCCCAGGCCATGAGGACGACACCATGACCGAGACGCTGCTGCGCGCACTGAGCGACGGAACCGTGACCGAAGACGGTATCGGTCTGCTGGGCCGCATGCTCCACCGCTTCCGCAATTCGCTGACCTCGGTCCGCGGCTACGCCGAACTGCTGGCCGAGAGCGACGTTCCGGAGGAACGGCGCCGACAGTGGGCGACACGGATCATCGAGCAGCTCGAACGTATCGAGAGCCTGCAGTCCCGGCTCGACGCCGGCCGTCAGGTCGGACGTCCCGTGGCCGAGCACTCGCTCGGCATGGTGCTGCGGGCCGCCGTACGCCGAAGTCGGCAGCGCCTCGCATCCGCAGCCGCCGGCATCGACGTCCGATTCGACCTCGACGGCGACCTCCTCGTCCGCGGCGACGGTGAGGCCCTGACCGAGGCGGTGGCCGCTCTCGTCGACAACGCCTGCGAAGCGACCGCACTGCTCCCGGGTCCGGAGCGCGCGGTGCGTCTGACACTCGAGCAGGACGCCGATCACTGGACGGTCTGCGTGGAGGACGACGGTCCGGGGATGACACCGGACGTCGCCGAGCGCGTGGGCACGGCCTTCTATTCACGAAAGCCCGGCCACCTGGGCCTCGGCACCTATCTGAGCCGGACCTACCTGCAACGCCACGACCTCGACCTCGGTCTGACCAACGCGTCGGACGGAGGAACCGTGGCGACCATTCGTGGACGGCATCTGCCGTCGCAGCCCGAACGGCGGACACCGTCAGGAGGAAGATCATGAAGCAATCCCGCAGCGTCCTCGTCGTCGAGGACGAGCAGGCCACGCGCGATCTCTTGCGCGCGCAGCTCGCCCAGGACTTCGAGGTGCGCACGGCAGGTAATGGCGAGGAGGCACTGTCGTCGATGTCGTCGCGAGACTTCGACCTCATGCTCCTCGACATGAATCTCCCCGGGATCTCCGGTCTCGACGTCATGAAGCAGCTCCACGAGCTCGAGAACGCACCGACGGTGATCGTCGTCTCGGCCGACTCGAACGTGAGCAGCGCCGTCGACGCCCTGCGCGAGGGCGCTTACGACTACCTGGTCAAGCCGTTCTCGATGGACGAGCTGCGGGCGACGCTCGACCGGGCCAGCGAGCGTACGCTGCTCATGAAGGAGAACCAGAACCTGCGCAAGACCATTCGTCGGTCCCAGCGCTTCGGTGGCATGCTCGGAAGCTCGCCGACCATGCAGGAGCTCAAGCGCGACATCGAGAAGATCGCCGACACGCGGGGAACGGTGCTCCTGACCGGGGAGAGCGGTACGGGGAAGGAACTGGCCGCACGCGCCATCCACGAGTTGAGCGTGCGCCACAAGGGCCCGTACATCCGCATCAACTGCGCGGCGATTCCCGAGAGCCTGCTCGAGGCCGAGCTCTTCGGCCACGAGAAGGGGGCTTTCACGAATGCCATCGCGCGGCGCGAAGGCATGTTCGAACTCGCCCACGGGGGCACCCTGCTGCTCGACGAGGTCACCGAGATCGCGCCGAACATGCAGGCCAAGCTGCTGCGTGTGCTCCAGGAGCGCGAGATCATGCGGATCGGTGGCAAGGCGTCGATCAAGGTCGACGTGCGCGTCATCGCGACCAGCAACCGCGATCTGAAGAAGGAAGTCCGGGAAGGCCGCTTCAAGGAGGACTTCTACTACCGCCTGAACGTCATTCCGCTGCACGTGCCCGCGCTGCGGGAGCGGCGTGAGGACATTCCCATGCTGGTACAGCACTTCGTCGAGCGCGCCTGCGCCGAGAACGAACGCTCGTTGATGGACGTGACCGACGCCGCCATGCAGAAGATCATCGAGCACTCGTGGAGAGGCAACGTTCGCGAGCTGGAGAACTGCCTCGAGCGATCGGTGATCCTGACCGAGAACGAGCGGCTCGATCGGGGAGACCTCCGACTCGACACCGAGGAGACGGGTCCCGGACGCGCGGCGCATCTGGACGATTCCCAGCTCACCCTGCGCGACATGGAGCGTGAGCTGATCCTGCGCCGGCTCGACCTGACCGGCGGCAATCGCACGCGTGCGGCCGAGATGCTCGGGATCAGCGTGCGCACCCTGCGCAACAAGATCAACCAGTACCGGGGCGAGGGTCTGGCGATCCCGGGCTGATCCGGACACCGACCGACGGAGGACGACCATGGACGCGATTTCGAATCTGATCGACGCCGGTAACGTGCCGCTGCTGCGCAAGGCCCTCTCGGCCTACGCCATGCGTCACCGCGTGGTGGCCGAGAACATCGCGAACGTGGAGACCCAGGGCTACCAGGCACAGCGGGTGCAGTTCGAGCAGCTACTCGAGGAAAGGGATGGGCCCGGGCCGAGTGGCCTCCGCACACATCCCTCGCACCTGCCGATCGGCCAGCCCGATCGTATGCCGGAGCCCGAGGTGGAACTCGATCCGACCCCCTTCGACAACGGGGTCAACAACGTGGACATCGAGGGCGAGTCCCTGGCGGAGGCCGAGAACCTGCTCATGTACAACATGGCCACACGCATGCTCAGTGCGAAGTACGACGGACTGCGCCGCGCGATCAGCGGTCGCAATGGTTAGAGGACCCGACCCGACGAACGGGGGTGACCGATCATGGGACTGAGGATCTTCGGAAACATGCATGTCTCGGCCTCGGGCCTGCGCGGGATGCGGGCGCGGATGAACGCCATTGCCGAGAACATCGCGAACGTCGAGACCACGCGGACCCCGGAGGGCGGTCCCTACCGGCGCAAGCAGGTCGTCCTGCAACAGGCCGAGCCGACGCAGGCTCCGCCGATGCCGACACGCGAGGTGACCGGATTCGACGATCTGTTGCGCACGCATCGCGAGCACCTGCGGATGGTCGAGCTGGGGAGCGGGCGCGAGCTTCCGCAGGGTTCACGCCTCGAGATCACCGAGGCCGAGGACGCACAGCCCTTCAAGCTGGTCCACAACCCGGCACACCCCGACGCCGACGAGCAGGGCTACGTCCTGATGCCGAACATCGACCTGGTGCGGGAGTTCGTCGACCTGATCTCGGCCCAACGGGCCTACGAAGCCAACGTGACCGCGATCGAGGGCGCGAAGGACATGTTCATGCGCGCGCTGGAGATCTAGCCCGGAGCGAAGGAGGCTGCGAGACATGGCGGCCATTCGAGGCGTGGGATCGGAGATCCTGCAACAGGCCTACAAGCAGGCGACAGCGAAGCCCGAACCCCAGGGCGGCGGTTTCTCGGCGCGTCTGCAGGAACTCGTGGGCGAGGTGGATCGGCTGCAGGATCACGCCGGCGACATGCAGACGCGCGCCCTCCAGGGCGACGACGTCGCCGTCCACGACGTCATGATCGCCTCGGAAGAGGCCGGGTTGGCCTTCTCCCTGATGGTCGAGGTCAGGAACAAGTTGGTGGAAGCCTACCAGGAACTCATGCGGATGCAGGCCTAGCCCCCGAAAGCGGAACACCCGAGAGAGCTGAGACACCATGGAGTTCATCCAGAACCTCCTGCACCGACTGAAGCTGAGCTGGACGACCATGTCGTTCAACCAACGCGTGATCACGGGCATGGTCGCCGGGGCTGCGCTGACCAGCGTGGTGGTCTTCGCGCTGTGGGTCGACGACGAGTCGATGGTCGTGCTCTACAGCAATCTCGAGGCGGAGTCGGCGGCTTCGGTCATGGACTTCCTCGACCAGGAGGGCGCGACCTACCGCGTGGGTGCGGGAGGACGCACGATCGAGGTGACCGCCGCCGAGGTCGACCGTCTTCGGCTCCGTATCGCCGGCGAGCGACTGGTCGGCGACGGCCACTTCTCGTGGGCCGATTTCATCGCCGACGGTCGCATGGGGCGGACCCAACGCGAACTCGACGCCGGCGAACGCTACGCGATGGAGGGCGAGCTGGCCCGATCGATCGAGACGATCGATGCCATCGAGCGGGCGCGTGTCCACCTGAACATGTCGCCGCGTACGGCCTTCGTCCGGACCGGTCACGGCAAGGCCTCGGCCTCGGTCGTGGTCACCCTGCGGCGGCGCATGCAGCCGAGCCGCGGTCAGGTCGAGAGCGTCCAGCATCTCGTGGCCGGCTACGTTCCGGAACTGGATCCGAGTGCGGTGACGGTGATCGAAACGAGCACCGGGCGTGCACTGGCCGGTCTGGGTGGGGACTCGGCGACGGCGCAGAGCAACGATCAGTTGCGTGCCCAGCGCGAACTCGAGAAGGAACTGGTGTCGAAGGCCAGCGAGATGCTCGGCAGCATTCTCGGTCAGGAGGGATACACCGTCCGCGTGAATGCCGACCTCGACTTCGAGGAGCTCGAGCGGGTGGCCGAGACCTATGATCCGAACACCGTGGTCCGGTCCGAGGGCGTGGCCGAGAGCGAGGATCCCACGAAGTCGCGCGGTGTCACCAACTACGAGGTCAACAAGACCGTCGATCGGATCCTGAAGAACGGCAGCACCATCCGCAAGCTCACCGTGGCCGTGGCCGTCGACGGGACCTACGAGGAAGCCGAGGCAGAGGGCGAGGCACCCACGTACGCTCCCCGCTCCGACGACGAGCTGGCGAACATCCGGAACGTCGTTGCGGCCGCCGTCGGTCTCGATCCCGGTCGGGGGGACACGATCGAGGTCGTCAACATGCGATTCCACACGCCACCCACGTACGAGCCCACGATGATCGAGCAGCTGCATTGGCTGCAGGACCTGCCCAGCCTCGTGGGGCGCTTCCTGCTGTTCCTCGTGGCCGCGTTCCTGGTGCTCCGCCTGCGCAGCTCCCTGTCGAAGGCTCTCGGTGACGCCTCGGATCCGCAGGCCGGCGCCAATGTCGGCGGCGCGGGTGTCGGTGGTGGTGGCGCGACGGGGATGAATGGCGAGGTCTTCCAGGGCGTGCACTCCGAGGTGGCCACGCTCGAGGACTGGA
This portion of the Candidatus Krumholzibacteriia bacterium genome encodes:
- the flgC gene encoding flagellar basal body rod protein FlgC; this encodes MRIFGNMHVSASGLRGMRARMNAIAENIANVETTRTPEGGPYRRKQVVLQQAEPTQAPPMPTREVTGFDDLLRTHREHLRMVELGSGRELPQGSRLEITEAEDAQPFKLVHNPAHPDADEQGYVLMPNIDLVREFVDLISAQRAYEANVTAIEGAKDMFMRALEI
- the flgB gene encoding flagellar basal body rod protein FlgB, with translation MDAISNLIDAGNVPLLRKALSAYAMRHRVVAENIANVETQGYQAQRVQFEQLLEERDGPGPSGLRTHPSHLPIGQPDRMPEPEVELDPTPFDNGVNNVDIEGESLAEAENLLMYNMATRMLSAKYDGLRRAISGRNG
- a CDS encoding HAMP domain-containing sensor histidine kinase; translated protein: MTETLLRALSDGTVTEDGIGLLGRMLHRFRNSLTSVRGYAELLAESDVPEERRRQWATRIIEQLERIESLQSRLDAGRQVGRPVAEHSLGMVLRAAVRRSRQRLASAAAGIDVRFDLDGDLLVRGDGEALTEAVAALVDNACEATALLPGPERAVRLTLEQDADHWTVCVEDDGPGMTPDVAERVGTAFYSRKPGHLGLGTYLSRTYLQRHDLDLGLTNASDGGTVATIRGRHLPSQPERRTPSGGRS
- a CDS encoding sigma-54 dependent transcriptional regulator: MKQSRSVLVVEDEQATRDLLRAQLAQDFEVRTAGNGEEALSSMSSRDFDLMLLDMNLPGISGLDVMKQLHELENAPTVIVVSADSNVSSAVDALREGAYDYLVKPFSMDELRATLDRASERTLLMKENQNLRKTIRRSQRFGGMLGSSPTMQELKRDIEKIADTRGTVLLTGESGTGKELAARAIHELSVRHKGPYIRINCAAIPESLLEAELFGHEKGAFTNAIARREGMFELAHGGTLLLDEVTEIAPNMQAKLLRVLQEREIMRIGGKASIKVDVRVIATSNRDLKKEVREGRFKEDFYYRLNVIPLHVPALRERREDIPMLVQHFVERACAENERSLMDVTDAAMQKIIEHSWRGNVRELENCLERSVILTENERLDRGDLRLDTEETGPGRAAHLDDSQLTLRDMERELILRRLDLTGGNRTRAAEMLGISVRTLRNKINQYRGEGLAIPG
- a CDS encoding sigma-54 dependent transcriptional regulator, with the protein product MARKKVLICDDQETIRKSLGEALADDGYEIDEAGDGTTALDRVRDEAPDLLLLDLKLPDTTGVEVLRTIRDEGRDVPVILMTAYGDTPTAVEAMKLGAYDFVQKPYTLGDMKTKVASALKARLRQRSADLARAHEHETGGMYLEMLRRTPGLSEVSEIVEKLGRSRAGNEAEVLILGESGTGKEIVARAIHEVSHPGAPFMEINCAAVPESLLESELFGHEKGAFTDAKSAKEGLFELAGQGTIFLDEIGELGVTLQSRLLRVVENRKLRRVGGKEDRPVRARIVAATNRQIESAIQDGMFRNDLAQRLSVIRLNLPALRDRPEDVPTLVRVFVESFNRELGLECEPPSDELCELLVRYPWPGNVRELRNMIRRIMILEEPERVLPHHLPPHVVRGENPRAGDDQDVERIGRELLPLSEVQRIHILHVLKATKNNKSKAARILQISRQTLREKLKSFEDAEAASDDGEDLSMSAAD
- the fliE gene encoding flagellar hook-basal body complex protein FliE, whose translation is MAAIRGVGSEILQQAYKQATAKPEPQGGGFSARLQELVGEVDRLQDHAGDMQTRALQGDDVAVHDVMIASEEAGLAFSLMVEVRNKLVEAYQELMRMQA
- the fliF gene encoding flagellar basal-body MS-ring/collar protein FliF, producing the protein MEFIQNLLHRLKLSWTTMSFNQRVITGMVAGAALTSVVVFALWVDDESMVVLYSNLEAESAASVMDFLDQEGATYRVGAGGRTIEVTAAEVDRLRLRIAGERLVGDGHFSWADFIADGRMGRTQRELDAGERYAMEGELARSIETIDAIERARVHLNMSPRTAFVRTGHGKASASVVVTLRRRMQPSRGQVESVQHLVAGYVPELDPSAVTVIETSTGRALAGLGGDSATAQSNDQLRAQRELEKELVSKASEMLGSILGQEGYTVRVNADLDFEELERVAETYDPNTVVRSEGVAESEDPTKSRGVTNYEVNKTVDRILKNGSTIRKLTVAVAVDGTYEEAEAEGEAPTYAPRSDDELANIRNVVAAAVGLDPGRGDTIEVVNMRFHTPPTYEPTMIEQLHWLQDLPSLVGRFLLFLVAAFLVLRLRSSLSKALGDASDPQAGANVGGAGVGGGGATGMNGEVFQGVHSEVATLEDWTRGNPDQVAELVKAFAQQED